AGCGTTGGTGATGATGGCCTCGTTGCGGTCCTTGGACCAGGCCTCGACCAGGATCTTTCCGTCTTCATTCCAGCAGCGAACCTGGTAGGTCTCGCCCGGCCAGGCCACGCCCTTGAAGCGCGCCTGGTAGCGGGCCAAGCGCGTGGGATCGCCGTCGAGCATGCCGTCTACCACCGCCTTGCAGGTAATGCCGTAGCTGCACAGGCCGTGGATGATGGGAACGTCGAAGCCGCCCATGGCGGCGAACTCGGGGTCGCAGTGCAACGGGTTCTTGTCGCCGTTCAAGCGGTAGAGCAGCGCCTGCTGCGGCAGGGTCTCGGATTCGAACACAGCGTCGGGCTCGCGGTCGGGCGCCTGGTTGGCAGCCGGCGGACCCGACTCGCCACCGAAGCCCCCCTCGCCGCGCATGAACAGCGCCATGCGGGTGGTGAACAGGGGCTCGCCGTCCTCGGTAGAGACGCTGTTCTCGAGTATGGTCAGCGCCGCCTTGCCCTTGTCAAAAATATCGGCGATGCGCGTGCGCCCTTTCATCTTTGCCTCGGGCGGCAGCGGCCGGTGGATCTCGATGTCCTGCTCGCCGTGCAGCAGCATCATCGGGTTAAACTCCAGGCCCGGCACCGACATCATTGACCCGCCGCCCGACAAAAGCACAGTGGTCACAAAGCTGGGCAGCACCTTGAGGTCCTTCTCGTAGGTGTACTCAAGCTCGCCCGCGTCGGTGGCGGGCACGCCGGCGCCCACGCCGAGGTGGTAGAGAATAACTTCGTCGTTCGTGTAGCTACCGGTTCCCTCGGGGAACTCGTAAGCCATGGCCTGGTCGCGATCTATGGGCATCGTTGTTGTCTCCTTGTGCGCTGTTGCCTTGCGCAGCTCATTTGCCTATATCCGCGCGCCAGCCAGTTCAAGAGGGGCCGGGAGCCGACAAGCACTGTGAGCCGATGAGCAAAGCGAACGGGGACCCGCCGACCGGCAGGACTCCCTGGCCTTGCCTGTCCGCTGGCGGGAACCTAGATTGTGGCAACCGGCCGACAGAACAGAAGGGGAGACTTCGCAAATTGACCACACACAACCGAACCGGGAGCAGTAGCGCCAACATCGCCCTGCTCACCTTCAGCCTGGCCACCTTTACCCTGGCCACCTTTACCGCGTCCTGCTCGCTGCTGCCCGGGGCCCTGCAGCCGGCGGGTTCGACAGAGGCAGACAGGAGCGGCGGCCCCCTGCCCGACTCCGAGCCAGCGGCGGCTCGCCACATTGCCGCCGTGACCCGTACGATGAACGCGCAGCGCATAGCCGCGGCCGACTCCGAACCCTACAACTGGCTGGCGCACGGACGCAGCAACTCCGAGCAACGCTACTCTCCGCTGGCGCAGGTCAACCGCGACAACGTAGAGCGCCTGGGCCTGTCCTGGTCCTACGACACCATGACCACGCACGGGCTGGAGGCCAGCCCCATCGTTATAGACGGCGTGATGTATACCACCGGCGCGTGGAGCGTCGTGTACGCACTCGACGCAGCGACCGGGCGCGAGCTGTGGGTCTACGATCCCGAGGTGCCACGGCAGTGGAGCCGGCGCGGCTGCTGCGACGTCGTCAACCGCGGCGTGGCGGTATGGA
This DNA window, taken from Candidatus Binatota bacterium, encodes the following:
- a CDS encoding 3-alpha,7-alpha,12-alpha-trihydroxy-5-beta-cholest-24-enoyl-CoA hydratase — encoded protein: MPIDRDQAMAYEFPEGTGSYTNDEVILYHLGVGAGVPATDAGELEYTYEKDLKVLPSFVTTVLLSGGGSMMSVPGLEFNPMMLLHGEQDIEIHRPLPPEAKMKGRTRIADIFDKGKAALTILENSVSTEDGEPLFTTRMALFMRGEGGFGGESGPPAANQAPDREPDAVFESETLPQQALLYRLNGDKNPLHCDPEFAAMGGFDVPIIHGLCSYGITCKAVVDGMLDGDPTRLARYQARFKGVAWPGETYQVRCWNEDGKILVEAWSKDRNEAIITNAAVTLR